Proteins encoded together in one Gallus gallus isolate bGalGal1 chromosome 18, bGalGal1.mat.broiler.GRCg7b, whole genome shotgun sequence window:
- the CCDC40 gene encoding coiled-coil domain-containing protein 40 has protein sequence MEFDGSPPDLTEMEQPGTESENPPHMASGAPVQAPAFPGELNSSTEPESALEQSRQLASEHGGQKWQQERQQLGAEQNEASGRSNEAAEETQLVVLDPEHPLMRRFQTALKNYLTKQMEKVDLELRELRTATKKSKEQREELGVILYGVQQQLAHLQLELEKSHDRRSQAATARRQLEEELEGLRLTYQKACQNTDDERRKVSAMQTQAENLASRLLYMQNMDEEMHHNILLMKQSTKKAEAEKVQAEVEKKKQDLLVERLTRKAYELQEQIALFEAQFVAQAEDTKVTRQAVNEACMEVQAINMEKKRLMNHWTNSLAGVKQRDEAYIAAQELLSKYRHDLKSIETNIHGYRKSIRKEEEKNEMLVTILNRSCNDANTTKKLIAQCLSKQEALKLESGTYTHVLEETQQAISRIKMDQAARLNELLSISKDIEKGTEAKEQMESEIMAKLQDQMMSNKAEKHFSQLVAKLHQRKTDLELHFSKVENDMSQVILNTTHTNCRLTALQKTLCELDKEIKTIHDLIRHSESEISKYNLLIENKQGLIRQYNQKLEVLLSQQGGQELGPLEIEINKLTKEIEECNSEVMTLQKYWLSLQRELLKLTREQEDQLTSLDMLKKQMTIMQQKKVRTENDIQQEIKEQKDLERRMKSISNDLIKLNVLINKNNSSFTELQYGNIITENEFVRSLKAAEKESIEMQEKHSQLTEEKERLLNSLVEAEHQIMLWEKKIQLTKEMRSAVDSERGQGEIRAMRAEIHRMQVRYSQLMKQQEKMIRDMEASVSRREAIAIRGEGQNKTDKKRITKSDFCRKKEELRKKIAETQKNAQDCNKIILELESSQASLSASLLEKQQAMCMLQTESHGLDSHTECLRYKKRWNLLEIVAYQTRQKHLQALKEGKYTPLCSSEQACRNEQQKLQERLRAVSAIVHRVQQEQPQHRPALQWLGECLESGLGSQEA, from the exons ATGGAATTTGATGGCAGCCCCCCTGACCTGACAGAGATGGAGCAGCCAGGAACAGAGAGTGAGAACCCTCCCCATATGGCTTCAGGAGCTCCTGTGCAGGCACCTGCATTTCCAGGGGAGCTGAACAGCTCCACAGAGCCAG AATCTGCCTTGGAGCAGTCTAGGCAGCTTGCTAGTGAGCATGGTGGCCAAAAATGGCAACAGGAACGCCAGCAGCTTGGAGCTGAGCAAAATGAAGCAAGTGGAAGAAGTaatgaagcagcagaagaaacacaGCTAGTTGTCTTGGATCCAGAACAT CCTCTGATGAGAAGATTCCAGACTGCCCTCAAGAATTACCTTACTAAGCAGATGGAAAAAGTGGACCTAGAGCTTCGAGAACTG AGGACAGCGacaaagaagagcaaagaacagagagaagagctTGGGGTGATTCTTTAtggtgtgcagcagcagctagcccatctgcagctggagctggagaagagCCATGACCGTCGTTCCCAGGCAGCCACAGCGCGTCGGCAGCTGGAAGAGGAACTGGAGGGCCTCAGGCTGACTTACCAGAAAGCATGTCAGAACACGGATGACGAGCGCAGGAAAG TTTCTGCAATGCAGACCCAAGCAGAAAACTTGGCCTCACGTCTCTTGTACATGCAGAATATGGATGAGGAGATGCATCATAATATCTTACTGATGAAGCAGTCGACAAAGAAGGCTGAAGCAGAGAAGGTCCAGGCTgaggtggaaaagaaaaaacag GATCTCCTAGTGGAACGCTTAACAAGAAAAGCCTATGAACTACAAGAACAGATTGCTCTGTTTGAAGCTCAGTTTGTGGCTCAGGCAGAGGACACCAAAGTAACTCGACAAGCAGTGAATGAG GCCTGTATGGAGGTGCAGGCTATTAACATGGAGAAGAAGCGATTGATGAACCACTGGACTAACAGCTTGGCTGGAGTGAAGCAAAGAGATGAGGCCTATATAGCtgcacaggagctgctgag CAAGTACAGACATGACCTCAAGTCCATAGAAACAAACATCCATGGCTATAGAAAGTCAatcaggaaggaggaggagaagaatgaGATGCTTGTCACTATACTGAACCGTTCATGTAATGATGCCAACACGACAAAGAAACTGATTGCCCAGTGCCTTTCAAAGCAGGAGGCCTTGAAGCTTGAATCCGGCACCTATACTCACGTTCTCGAGGAGACACAGCAGGCTATCAGCAGGATCAAGATG GATCAAGCTGCTCGTCTAAATGAGTTGTTATCCatcagtaaggatatagagaaAGGAACTGAAGCCAAAGAGCAGATGGAGAGTGAGATCATGGCGAAGCTGCAGGACCAGATGATGTccaacaaagcagaaaagcacttCTCACAGCTGGTTGCAAAACTTcatcagagaaaaacagatctg GAGCTGCATTTTTCCAAGGTTGAAAATGATATGAGCCAGGTTATTCTGAACACAACTCACACTAACTGCAGGCTGACGGCCCTCCAAAAAACACTGTGTGAGCTggacaaggaaataaaaaccatCCACGATCTAATTAGACACAGTGAAAGTGAGATCTCAAAGTACAACCTCCTGATAGAGAACAAGCAAGGGCTCATCAGGCAGTACAACCAGAAGCTGGAGGTGCTTCTTTCTCAGCAAGGG GGGCAAGAATTGGGACCATTGGAAATTGAGATCAACAAGCTGACCAAGGAAATAGAAGAATGTAATTCTGAGGTGATGACACTGCAGAAGTACTGGCTCAGTCTGCAGAGAGAGCTGCTCAAACTAACCCGTGAGCAGGAGGACCAGCTCACCTCCTTGGACATGCTAAAGAAACAGATGACAATaatgcagcagaagaaagtgCGCACTGAAA ATGATATccaacaggaaataaaagagcagaaagaccTTGAACGTCGCATGAAGAGCATATCCAATGACTTGATAAAGCTGAATGTGTTGATCAACAAGAACAACAGCAgcttcacagagctgcagtatGGCAACATTATCACAGAGAATGAGTTCGTACGCTCTCTCAAG gcagcagaaaaagaatcaaTTGAGATGCAGGAGAAGCACAGCCAATTGactgaggagaaggaaagactCTTAAATAGCCTGGTGGAAGCAGA GCATCAAATCATGCTGTGGGAGAAAAAGATCCAGCTGACAAAAGAGATGCGCTCAGCTGTGGATTCTGagagaggacaaggggaaatcCGAGCCATGAGAGCAGAGATTCACAGAATGCAG GTCCGCTACAGCCAGCTGAtgaagcagcaggagaagaTGATTCGTGACATGGAGGCATCTGTTTCTCGTAGAGAGGCCATAGCAATTCGTGGAGAAGGtcagaacaaaacagataaGAAACGTATCACCAAGAGTGACTTCTGCCGCAAGAAAGAGGAGCTGAGAAAGAAGATTGCTGAAACCCAGAAG AATGCTCAAGACTGCAACAAAATTATCCTGGAGCTGGAGAGCTCCCAggcatccctcagtgccagcCTGTTGGAAAAGCAACAAGCAATGTGCATGCTGCAGACTGAGTCCCATGGCCTCGATTCGCACACGGAATGTCTTCGGTACAAAAAGCGATGG AACCTTTTGGAGATTGTGGCCTATCAGACACGCCAGAAGCATCTGCAGGCGCTGAAGGAAGGGAAGTACACACCCCTGTGCAGCTCCGAGCAGGCCTGCAGAAACGAACAGCAAAAACTGCAGGAGCGGCTCCGTGCTGTCAGTGCCATTGTCCACCgggtgcagcaggagcagccgcAGCACCGCCCGGCTCTGCAGTGGCTCGGGGAGTGCCTGGAATCCGGGCTGGGCTCGCAGGAAG